One segment of Solanum stenotomum isolate F172 chromosome 1, ASM1918654v1, whole genome shotgun sequence DNA contains the following:
- the LOC125853219 gene encoding loganic acid O-methyltransferase-like isoform X1 produces MTTSFPMNAGDGLYSYSKNSHLQKEIIDGAKEMVRDVIIRKLDVKTILSSSNTFYITELGCSVGPNTFSSMQHIVEALKDKYLYQNQVIKSTNNIPEFQIFFNDHVTNDFNTLFRSLPIDRSYYAFGAPGSFHGRLFPSRSIHFVHSSSAIHWLSKIPKELLDEKSPAWNKGLIHYVGASNIEVVNAYVAQFEMDMEMFLNARAEEIVPGGMMVFISPFSCYIRLMGFFGSSLMDLVNEGKLDESLVDSFNLPMYFPSPQDMTKVVEKNGCFSIEMMELRYTKSKLVDEVDAKTLMINLRTSLEGLLINHFGSKIAEEACARTILKSEEISAWMKVNYEKPSILFAALKRK; encoded by the exons ATGACAACATCTTTTCCCATGAATGCTGGTGATGGTCTTTATAGCTACTCCAAAAACTCCCATTTGCAG AAAGAAATAATAGATGGTGCAAAAGAGATGGTGAGAGATGTAATTATTCGAAAGCTTGACGTCAAGACCATATTATCTTcttcaaacacattttatattaCAGAGTTGGGATGTTCTGTTGGACCAAACACTTTTAGCTCAATGCAACATATTGTAGAAGCTCTAAAGGACAAGTACTTATACCAAAACCAAGTCATAAAATCCACCAATAATATTCCTGAATTCCAAATATTCTTCAATGATCATGTCACCAATGATTTCAATACCCTCTTTCGATCATTACCTATCGATCGATCCTATTATGCATTTGGAGCTCCAGGATCTTTTCATGGTAGATTATTTCCATCGCGATCAATACATTTTGTACATTCTTCTAGTGCTATACATTGGTTATCGAAGATTCCAAAAGAATTATTAGATGAAAAATCTCCAGCATGGAATAAGGGATTGATTCACTATGTAGGTGCATCAAATATTGAAGTAGTAAATGCTTATGTTGCTCAATTTGAAATGGACATGGAAATGTTCTTGAATGCAAGAGCTGAGGAAATTGTTCCTGGAGGAATGATGGTGTTTATTTCACCATTTTCATGTTATATACGTCTCATGGGATTTTTCGGTTCTAGTCTTATGGATTTGGTGAATGAG GGAAAACTAGATGAATCTCTAGTTGATTCATTCAATTTGCCAATGTATTTTCCTTCTCCTCAAGACATGACTAAAGTGGTGGAGAAAAATGGTTGTTTTAGCATTGAGATGATGGAGTTGAGATATACCAAATCAAAGCTTGTAGATGAAGTTGATGCAAAGACTTTAATGATAAACCTAAGAACTTCTTTAGAAGGACTTTTAATCAATCATTTTGGAAGTAAAATAGCAGAAGAGGCTTGTGCAAGAACAATTCtcaaaagtgaagaaatttCAGCATGGATGAAAGTTAATTACGAGAAACCAAGCATATTATTTGCCGCTCTGAAGCGTAAATAA
- the LOC125853219 gene encoding loganic acid O-methyltransferase-like isoform X2 → MQKEIIDGAKEMVRDVIIRKLDVKTILSSSNTFYITELGCSVGPNTFSSMQHIVEALKDKYLYQNQVIKSTNNIPEFQIFFNDHVTNDFNTLFRSLPIDRSYYAFGAPGSFHGRLFPSRSIHFVHSSSAIHWLSKIPKELLDEKSPAWNKGLIHYVGASNIEVVNAYVAQFEMDMEMFLNARAEEIVPGGMMVFISPFSCYIRLMGFFGSSLMDLVNEGKLDESLVDSFNLPMYFPSPQDMTKVVEKNGCFSIEMMELRYTKSKLVDEVDAKTLMINLRTSLEGLLINHFGSKIAEEACARTILKSEEISAWMKVNYEKPSILFAALKRK, encoded by the exons ATGCAGAAAGAAATAATAGATGGTGCAAAAGAGATGGTGAGAGATGTAATTATTCGAAAGCTTGACGTCAAGACCATATTATCTTcttcaaacacattttatattaCAGAGTTGGGATGTTCTGTTGGACCAAACACTTTTAGCTCAATGCAACATATTGTAGAAGCTCTAAAGGACAAGTACTTATACCAAAACCAAGTCATAAAATCCACCAATAATATTCCTGAATTCCAAATATTCTTCAATGATCATGTCACCAATGATTTCAATACCCTCTTTCGATCATTACCTATCGATCGATCCTATTATGCATTTGGAGCTCCAGGATCTTTTCATGGTAGATTATTTCCATCGCGATCAATACATTTTGTACATTCTTCTAGTGCTATACATTGGTTATCGAAGATTCCAAAAGAATTATTAGATGAAAAATCTCCAGCATGGAATAAGGGATTGATTCACTATGTAGGTGCATCAAATATTGAAGTAGTAAATGCTTATGTTGCTCAATTTGAAATGGACATGGAAATGTTCTTGAATGCAAGAGCTGAGGAAATTGTTCCTGGAGGAATGATGGTGTTTATTTCACCATTTTCATGTTATATACGTCTCATGGGATTTTTCGGTTCTAGTCTTATGGATTTGGTGAATGAG GGAAAACTAGATGAATCTCTAGTTGATTCATTCAATTTGCCAATGTATTTTCCTTCTCCTCAAGACATGACTAAAGTGGTGGAGAAAAATGGTTGTTTTAGCATTGAGATGATGGAGTTGAGATATACCAAATCAAAGCTTGTAGATGAAGTTGATGCAAAGACTTTAATGATAAACCTAAGAACTTCTTTAGAAGGACTTTTAATCAATCATTTTGGAAGTAAAATAGCAGAAGAGGCTTGTGCAAGAACAATTCtcaaaagtgaagaaatttCAGCATGGATGAAAGTTAATTACGAGAAACCAAGCATATTATTTGCCGCTCTGAAGCGTAAATAA